From Mycteria americana isolate JAX WOST 10 ecotype Jacksonville Zoo and Gardens chromosome 4, USCA_MyAme_1.0, whole genome shotgun sequence, one genomic window encodes:
- the ADGRA3 gene encoding adhesion G protein-coupled receptor A3 isoform X3: MHQWLKERNITVRETKCAYPKSLQSQTVTGVKQELLTCEPPLELPSFYMTPSHRQVVFEGDSLPFQCMASYIDQDMQVLWYQDGKIVETDESQGIFVEKNMIHNCSLIASALTISNIQAGSTGNWGCHVQTRRGNNTRTVDIVVLESSAQYCPPERVVNNKGDFRWPRTLAGITAYLLCTRYSAGSGIYPGNSQDERRAWRRCDRGGYWAEEDYSRCQYANDVTRVLYMFNQMPLNLTNAVATARQLLAYTVEAANFSDKMDVIFVAEMIEKFGRFAEKYKELGDVMVDIASNIMLADERVLWMAQREAKACTRIVQCLQKIAMYRLANGAQVYSTYSPNIALEAYVIKAAGFTGMTCTVFQKVATSDRTGLSDYGRRDPDGNLDKQLSFKCNVSNTLSSLALKNTIVEASIQLPASLFTQKQKREIRPADESVYKLQLIAFRNGKLFPATGNSTNLADDGKRRTVVTPVILTKIDGLNLASHHVPINVTLRRIAHGADAIAAQWDFDLLNGQGGWKSDGCRILLSDENITTIQCYSLSNYAVLMDLTGAELYTQPADLLHPVIYATAMVLLMCLLMIIVSYIYHHSVIRISVKSWHMLVNLSFHIFLTCVMFIGGITQTRNASICQAVGIILHYSTLATVLWLGVTSRNIYKQVTKKAKRCQDPDEPPPPPRPMLRFYLIGGGIPIIVCGITAAANIRNYGSRPNAPYCWMTWEPSLGAFYGPASFIIFINCMYFLSIFIQLKRHPERKYELKEPVEEQQRLATNEHGELAHQDSLSVSLVSTSALENEHSFQAQLLGVGLTLLLYVALWIFGALSVSLYYPMDLIFSCFFGATCLSLSAFLMVHHCINREDVRHAWITTCCPGRSTYSVQVNVQPSSSSGTNGEAPKCTNSSAESSCTNKSASSLKNSSQGCKLTNLQAAAAQCHPTSLPLNTGPQLDNSLTEHSVDNDIKMHVAPLEVQFRTNGHPSRHHKNRSKGHRASRLAVLREYAYDVPTSVEGSVQNGLPKSRQSNSEGHSRSRRAYLAYRERQYNQSQQDSSDACSTLPKSSRNTEKTIATNNKKDILRKPIAVELENQQKSYGLNLAIQNGPLKSSGQDGPLLTADSTGNIRTGLWKHETTV, encoded by the exons ATGCATCAGtggttaaaagaaagaaatataactgTACGTGAAACTAAATGTGCCTATCCCAAGTCACTTCAGTCGCAGACGGTGACTGGTGTTAAGCAGGAACTTCTCACCTGTG AACCACCGCTTGAATTACCATCTTTCTATATGACTCCATCTCACCGTCAGGTTGTCTTTGAGGGAGATAGTCTACCCTTCCAATGTATGGCTTCGTATATTGATCAAGACATGCAAGTCTTGTGGTATCAGGATGGAAAGATAGTGGAAACTGATGAGTCCCAGGgtatttttgttgaaaaaaacatGATTCATAACTGCTCACTGATTGCAAG TGCACTGACAATCTCAAACATTCAGGCTGGCTCCACAGGAAACTGGGGTTGTCATGTACAAACCAGGCGTGGGAATAACACAAGGACAGTAGACATTGTGGTGCTAGAAAGTTCTGCGCAGTACTGCCCTCCAGAGAGGGTTGTGAACAATAAAGGGGATTTCAG GTGGCCTAGAACATTGGCAGGCATCACAGCATACCTGCTGTGTACACGTTATTCTGCTGGCAGTGGGATATATCCTGGCAACTCACAAGATGAGAGAAGAGCCTGGCGCAGATGTGACAGGGGAGGGTACTGGGCAGAAGAGGACTACTCCAGGTGCCAATATGCAAATGATGTGACTCGGGTTCTTTATATGTTCAATCAG ATGCCGCTCAACCTTACTAATGCAGTGGCAACAGCAAGACAGCTCTTGGCTTACACTGTTGAAGCAGCaaatttttctgataaaatggaTGTTATTTTTGTGGCTGAAATGATAGAGAAATTTGGAAGATTTGCTGAAAAATATAAAGAG CTTGGTGACGTGATGGTGGACATAGCAAGTAACATTATGTTAGCTGATGAACGTGTTCTGTGGATGGCACAAAGGGAAGCCAAGGCTTGCACTAGAATTGTACAGTGTCTACAGAAAATTGCTATGTATCGGCTTGCAAATGGAGCTCAAGTTTACTCTACT TATTCTCCAAATATTGCTCTTGAGGCTTATGTAATAAAGGCTGCTGGTTTCACTGGGATGACATGCACCGTATTTCAGAAAGTGGCTACATCAGACCGTACAGGACTCAGTGATTATGGGAGAAGAGATCCAGATGGAAATCTAGATAAACAATTAAGCTTTAAGTGCAACGTTTCAAATACACTGTCAAGTCTGGCTTTAAAG AACACAATTGTAGAGGCTTCTATCCAGTTGCCAGCTTCCCTTTTCacccaaaagcaaaaaagagaaatcagaCCAGCAGATGAATCTGTCTACAAGCTTCAGCTTATTGCATTCCGCAATGGAAAGCTTTTTCCAGCAACAGGAAATTCAACAAATCTGGCTGATGATGGGAAACGTCGTACAGTTGTAACACCAGTTATTCTTACTAAGAtag ATGGTTTAAACCTAGCCAGTCACCACGTTCCTATAAATGTGACACTGCGGCGCATTGCGCATGGAGCAGATGCTATTGCGGCTCAGTGGGACTTTGATCTACTGAACGGACAAGGGGGATGGAAATCTGATGGTTGTCGCATTCTTCTGTCCGACGAAAATATTACTACCATTCAGTGCTACTCCCTCAGCAACTATGCAGTTTTAATG GACTTGACAGGAGCTGAATTATATACGCAGCCAGCTGATCTTTTGCATCCAGTAATTTATGCCACTGCCATGGTTTTGCTAATGTGCCTGTTGATGATCATAGTCAGTTACATATACCATCACAG TGTGATCAGGATCAGTGTAAAAAGCTGGCATATGCTAGTTAACCTGAGCTTTCATATTTTCCTGACATGTGTGATGTTTATTGGAGGCATAACTCAGACCAGGAATGCCAGCATTTGCCAAGCA gttgGGATAATTCTCCATTATTCCACTCTTGCAACAGTACTGTGGCTGGGAGTGACATCTCGTAATATTTACAAGCAAGtaaccaaaaaagcaaaaagatgtCAAGATCCTGATGAGCCACCCCCTCCACCTAGACCAATGCTGAG GTTCTACCTTATTGGTGGAGGGATCCCTATCATAGTTTGTggaataacagcagcagcaaacatccGAAATTATGGCAGCAGACCTAATGCTCCTTA ttgctGGATGACTTGGGAACCTAGCTTAGGAGCATTTTATGGACCAGCTAGCTTTATAATTTTCATAAACTGTATGTATTTTCTCAGCATATTCATACAACTAAAACGTCACCCTGAACGTAAATATGAGCTTAAGGAACCTGTTGAGGAACAGCAGCGTCTGGCCACCAATGAACACGGGGAACTGGCTCATCAAGATTCATTGTCGGTGTCACTAGTTTCTACATCTGCTTTGGAGAACGAGCACAGTTTTCAAGCACAGCTGCTGGGAGTGGGCCTTACTTTGCTTTTGTATGTTGCTCTGTGGATCTTTGGAGCTCTGTCAGTTTCCCTGTATTATCCCATGGACCTgatcttcagctgtttttttggGGCAACATGTTTAAGCCTCAGTGCCTTTCTTATGGTGCACCATTGCATTAACAGGGAAGATGTCAGGCATGCTTGGATAACAACTTGCTGCCCTGGAAGGAGTACGTATTCAGTCCAAGTAAATGTTCAGCCTTCCAGTTCCAGTGGAACCAATGGAGAGGCCCCTAAGTGCACCAACAGTAGCGCAGAATCTTCATGCACAAATAAAAGTGCATCAAGCCTAAAAAATTCTTCTCAAGGTTGTAAACTAACTAACTTacaagctgcagcagctcagtgccACCCTACTTCTCTGCCATTGAACACAGGTCCTCAACTTGATAACAGTCTCACTGAACATTCAGTGGATAATGATATCAAAATGCACGTAGCTCCCTTAGAGGTACAGTTTCGGACAAACGGACACCCAAGTCGGCATCATAAGAACAGAAGCAAGGGACATCGTGCTAGCAGGCTTGCAGTATTGAGGGAATATGCATATGATGTTCCCACAAGCGTGGAAGGAAGTGTGCAAAATGGCTTACCTAAAAGTCGACAAAGCAACAGCGAAGGGCATTCAAGAAGCCGAAGAGCCTATTTGGCATATAGAGAACGTCAGTATAACCAATCCCAACAGGATAGCAGCGATGCTTGTAGTACGCTTCCAAAAAgtagcagaaatactgaaaaaacaatagctaccaacaacaaaaaagatattCTAAGGAAACCAATAGCGGTTGAACttgaaaaccaacaaaaatcttATGGCTTAAATTTAGCCATTCAGAATGGTCCACTTAAAAGCAGTGGACAGGATGGACCCTTGCTCACTGCAGACAGTACTGGTAATATTAGAACTGGGTTGTGGAAACACGAAACTACTGTGTAG
- the ADGRA3 gene encoding adhesion G protein-coupled receptor A3 isoform X2 — MRDRRGRDRHGIQNFDYCSSLMHVTGDMMGDLKNNLISTIDPGAFLGLSSLKRLDLTNNRIGCLNADIFRGLVNLIRLNLSGNLFSTLTQGTFDHLGSLKSLEFQTDYLLCDCNILWMHQWLKERNITVRETKCAYPKSLQSQTVTGVKQELLTCEPPLELPSFYMTPSHRQVVFEGDSLPFQCMASYIDQDMQVLWYQDGKIVETDESQGIFVEKNMIHNCSLIASALTISNIQAGSTGNWGCHVQTRRGNNTRTVDIVVLESSAQYCPPERVVNNKGDFRWPRTLAGITAYLLCTRYSAGSGIYPGNSQDERRAWRRCDRGGYWAEEDYSRCQYANDVTRVLYMFNQMPLNLTNAVATARQLLAYTVEAANFSDKMDVIFVAEMIEKFGRFAEKYKELGDVMVDIASNIMLADERVLWMAQREAKACTRIVQCLQKIAMYRLANGAQVYSTYSPNIALEAYVIKAAGFTGMTCTVFQKVATSDRTGLSDYGRRDPDGNLDKQLSFKCNVSNTLSSLALKNTIVEASIQLPASLFTQKQKREIRPADESVYKLQLIAFRNGKLFPATGNSTNLADDGKRRTVVTPVILTKIDGLNLASHHVPINVTLRRIAHGADAIAAQWDFDLLNGQGGWKSDGCRILLSDENITTIQCYSLSNYAVLMDLTGAELYTQPADLLHPVIYATAMVLLMCLLMIIVSYIYHHSVIRISVKSWHMLVNLSFHIFLTCVMFIGGITQTRNASICQAVGIILHYSTLATVLWLGVTSRNIYKQVTKKAKRCQDPDEPPPPPRPMLRFYLIGGGIPIIVCGITAAANIRNYGSRPNAPYCWMTWEPSLGAFYGPASFIIFINCMYFLSIFIQLKRHPERKYELKEPVEEQQRLATNEHGELAHQDSLSVSLVSTSALENEHSFQAQLLGVGLTLLLYVALWIFGALSVSLYYPMDLIFSCFFGATCLSLSAFLMVHHCINREDVRHAWITTCCPGRSTYSVQVNVQPSSSSGTNGEAPKCTNSSAESSCTNKSASSLKNSSQGCKLTNLQAAAAQCHPTSLPLNTGPQLDNSLTEHSVDNDIKMHVAPLEVQFRTNGHPSRHHKNRSKGHRASRLAVLREYAYDVPTSVEGSVQNGLPKSRQSNSEGHSRSRRAYLAYRERQYNQSQQDSSDACSTLPKSSRNTEKTIATNNKKDILRKPIAVELENQQKSYGLNLAIQNGPLKSSGQDGPLLTADSTGNIRTGLWKHETTV, encoded by the exons GGATCTTAAGAACAACCTTATTAGTACTATAGATCCAGGAGCTTTTCTGGGGCTTTCATCTCTGAAAAGACT AGACTTAACTAATAACAGAATAGGCTGCCTGAATGCAGATATATTTAGAGGACTTGTAAATCTTATTAGATT GAATCTTTCTGGAAATCTGTTTTCTACACTTACACAGGGAACATTTGATCATCTTGGTTCACTAAAGTCTCT AGAATTTCAGACTGATTATCTTCTTTGTGATTGCAACATACTGTGGATGCATCAGtggttaaaagaaagaaatataactgTACGTGAAACTAAATGTGCCTATCCCAAGTCACTTCAGTCGCAGACGGTGACTGGTGTTAAGCAGGAACTTCTCACCTGTG AACCACCGCTTGAATTACCATCTTTCTATATGACTCCATCTCACCGTCAGGTTGTCTTTGAGGGAGATAGTCTACCCTTCCAATGTATGGCTTCGTATATTGATCAAGACATGCAAGTCTTGTGGTATCAGGATGGAAAGATAGTGGAAACTGATGAGTCCCAGGgtatttttgttgaaaaaaacatGATTCATAACTGCTCACTGATTGCAAG TGCACTGACAATCTCAAACATTCAGGCTGGCTCCACAGGAAACTGGGGTTGTCATGTACAAACCAGGCGTGGGAATAACACAAGGACAGTAGACATTGTGGTGCTAGAAAGTTCTGCGCAGTACTGCCCTCCAGAGAGGGTTGTGAACAATAAAGGGGATTTCAG GTGGCCTAGAACATTGGCAGGCATCACAGCATACCTGCTGTGTACACGTTATTCTGCTGGCAGTGGGATATATCCTGGCAACTCACAAGATGAGAGAAGAGCCTGGCGCAGATGTGACAGGGGAGGGTACTGGGCAGAAGAGGACTACTCCAGGTGCCAATATGCAAATGATGTGACTCGGGTTCTTTATATGTTCAATCAG ATGCCGCTCAACCTTACTAATGCAGTGGCAACAGCAAGACAGCTCTTGGCTTACACTGTTGAAGCAGCaaatttttctgataaaatggaTGTTATTTTTGTGGCTGAAATGATAGAGAAATTTGGAAGATTTGCTGAAAAATATAAAGAG CTTGGTGACGTGATGGTGGACATAGCAAGTAACATTATGTTAGCTGATGAACGTGTTCTGTGGATGGCACAAAGGGAAGCCAAGGCTTGCACTAGAATTGTACAGTGTCTACAGAAAATTGCTATGTATCGGCTTGCAAATGGAGCTCAAGTTTACTCTACT TATTCTCCAAATATTGCTCTTGAGGCTTATGTAATAAAGGCTGCTGGTTTCACTGGGATGACATGCACCGTATTTCAGAAAGTGGCTACATCAGACCGTACAGGACTCAGTGATTATGGGAGAAGAGATCCAGATGGAAATCTAGATAAACAATTAAGCTTTAAGTGCAACGTTTCAAATACACTGTCAAGTCTGGCTTTAAAG AACACAATTGTAGAGGCTTCTATCCAGTTGCCAGCTTCCCTTTTCacccaaaagcaaaaaagagaaatcagaCCAGCAGATGAATCTGTCTACAAGCTTCAGCTTATTGCATTCCGCAATGGAAAGCTTTTTCCAGCAACAGGAAATTCAACAAATCTGGCTGATGATGGGAAACGTCGTACAGTTGTAACACCAGTTATTCTTACTAAGAtag ATGGTTTAAACCTAGCCAGTCACCACGTTCCTATAAATGTGACACTGCGGCGCATTGCGCATGGAGCAGATGCTATTGCGGCTCAGTGGGACTTTGATCTACTGAACGGACAAGGGGGATGGAAATCTGATGGTTGTCGCATTCTTCTGTCCGACGAAAATATTACTACCATTCAGTGCTACTCCCTCAGCAACTATGCAGTTTTAATG GACTTGACAGGAGCTGAATTATATACGCAGCCAGCTGATCTTTTGCATCCAGTAATTTATGCCACTGCCATGGTTTTGCTAATGTGCCTGTTGATGATCATAGTCAGTTACATATACCATCACAG TGTGATCAGGATCAGTGTAAAAAGCTGGCATATGCTAGTTAACCTGAGCTTTCATATTTTCCTGACATGTGTGATGTTTATTGGAGGCATAACTCAGACCAGGAATGCCAGCATTTGCCAAGCA gttgGGATAATTCTCCATTATTCCACTCTTGCAACAGTACTGTGGCTGGGAGTGACATCTCGTAATATTTACAAGCAAGtaaccaaaaaagcaaaaagatgtCAAGATCCTGATGAGCCACCCCCTCCACCTAGACCAATGCTGAG GTTCTACCTTATTGGTGGAGGGATCCCTATCATAGTTTGTggaataacagcagcagcaaacatccGAAATTATGGCAGCAGACCTAATGCTCCTTA ttgctGGATGACTTGGGAACCTAGCTTAGGAGCATTTTATGGACCAGCTAGCTTTATAATTTTCATAAACTGTATGTATTTTCTCAGCATATTCATACAACTAAAACGTCACCCTGAACGTAAATATGAGCTTAAGGAACCTGTTGAGGAACAGCAGCGTCTGGCCACCAATGAACACGGGGAACTGGCTCATCAAGATTCATTGTCGGTGTCACTAGTTTCTACATCTGCTTTGGAGAACGAGCACAGTTTTCAAGCACAGCTGCTGGGAGTGGGCCTTACTTTGCTTTTGTATGTTGCTCTGTGGATCTTTGGAGCTCTGTCAGTTTCCCTGTATTATCCCATGGACCTgatcttcagctgtttttttggGGCAACATGTTTAAGCCTCAGTGCCTTTCTTATGGTGCACCATTGCATTAACAGGGAAGATGTCAGGCATGCTTGGATAACAACTTGCTGCCCTGGAAGGAGTACGTATTCAGTCCAAGTAAATGTTCAGCCTTCCAGTTCCAGTGGAACCAATGGAGAGGCCCCTAAGTGCACCAACAGTAGCGCAGAATCTTCATGCACAAATAAAAGTGCATCAAGCCTAAAAAATTCTTCTCAAGGTTGTAAACTAACTAACTTacaagctgcagcagctcagtgccACCCTACTTCTCTGCCATTGAACACAGGTCCTCAACTTGATAACAGTCTCACTGAACATTCAGTGGATAATGATATCAAAATGCACGTAGCTCCCTTAGAGGTACAGTTTCGGACAAACGGACACCCAAGTCGGCATCATAAGAACAGAAGCAAGGGACATCGTGCTAGCAGGCTTGCAGTATTGAGGGAATATGCATATGATGTTCCCACAAGCGTGGAAGGAAGTGTGCAAAATGGCTTACCTAAAAGTCGACAAAGCAACAGCGAAGGGCATTCAAGAAGCCGAAGAGCCTATTTGGCATATAGAGAACGTCAGTATAACCAATCCCAACAGGATAGCAGCGATGCTTGTAGTACGCTTCCAAAAAgtagcagaaatactgaaaaaacaatagctaccaacaacaaaaaagatattCTAAGGAAACCAATAGCGGTTGAACttgaaaaccaacaaaaatcttATGGCTTAAATTTAGCCATTCAGAATGGTCCACTTAAAAGCAGTGGACAGGATGGACCCTTGCTCACTGCAGACAGTACTGGTAATATTAGAACTGGGTTGTGGAAACACGAAACTACTGTGTAG
- the ADGRA3 gene encoding adhesion G protein-coupled receptor A3 isoform X1, giving the protein MLTPGRRALCRPPRRRRRRPAGLLPALLLLTALGGGGGGAALPPGCKYDGRPKSAGKAAAVGGPVEVKVVCSNLELAQVLPPEALPNRTVTLILSNNKITELKNGSFSGLNLLERLDLKNNLISTIDPGAFLGLSSLKRLDLTNNRIGCLNADIFRGLVNLIRLNLSGNLFSTLTQGTFDHLGSLKSLEFQTDYLLCDCNILWMHQWLKERNITVRETKCAYPKSLQSQTVTGVKQELLTCEPPLELPSFYMTPSHRQVVFEGDSLPFQCMASYIDQDMQVLWYQDGKIVETDESQGIFVEKNMIHNCSLIASALTISNIQAGSTGNWGCHVQTRRGNNTRTVDIVVLESSAQYCPPERVVNNKGDFRWPRTLAGITAYLLCTRYSAGSGIYPGNSQDERRAWRRCDRGGYWAEEDYSRCQYANDVTRVLYMFNQMPLNLTNAVATARQLLAYTVEAANFSDKMDVIFVAEMIEKFGRFAEKYKELGDVMVDIASNIMLADERVLWMAQREAKACTRIVQCLQKIAMYRLANGAQVYSTYSPNIALEAYVIKAAGFTGMTCTVFQKVATSDRTGLSDYGRRDPDGNLDKQLSFKCNVSNTLSSLALKNTIVEASIQLPASLFTQKQKREIRPADESVYKLQLIAFRNGKLFPATGNSTNLADDGKRRTVVTPVILTKIDGLNLASHHVPINVTLRRIAHGADAIAAQWDFDLLNGQGGWKSDGCRILLSDENITTIQCYSLSNYAVLMDLTGAELYTQPADLLHPVIYATAMVLLMCLLMIIVSYIYHHSVIRISVKSWHMLVNLSFHIFLTCVMFIGGITQTRNASICQAVGIILHYSTLATVLWLGVTSRNIYKQVTKKAKRCQDPDEPPPPPRPMLRFYLIGGGIPIIVCGITAAANIRNYGSRPNAPYCWMTWEPSLGAFYGPASFIIFINCMYFLSIFIQLKRHPERKYELKEPVEEQQRLATNEHGELAHQDSLSVSLVSTSALENEHSFQAQLLGVGLTLLLYVALWIFGALSVSLYYPMDLIFSCFFGATCLSLSAFLMVHHCINREDVRHAWITTCCPGRSTYSVQVNVQPSSSSGTNGEAPKCTNSSAESSCTNKSASSLKNSSQGCKLTNLQAAAAQCHPTSLPLNTGPQLDNSLTEHSVDNDIKMHVAPLEVQFRTNGHPSRHHKNRSKGHRASRLAVLREYAYDVPTSVEGSVQNGLPKSRQSNSEGHSRSRRAYLAYRERQYNQSQQDSSDACSTLPKSSRNTEKTIATNNKKDILRKPIAVELENQQKSYGLNLAIQNGPLKSSGQDGPLLTADSTGNIRTGLWKHETTV; this is encoded by the exons GGATCTTAAGAACAACCTTATTAGTACTATAGATCCAGGAGCTTTTCTGGGGCTTTCATCTCTGAAAAGACT AGACTTAACTAATAACAGAATAGGCTGCCTGAATGCAGATATATTTAGAGGACTTGTAAATCTTATTAGATT GAATCTTTCTGGAAATCTGTTTTCTACACTTACACAGGGAACATTTGATCATCTTGGTTCACTAAAGTCTCT AGAATTTCAGACTGATTATCTTCTTTGTGATTGCAACATACTGTGGATGCATCAGtggttaaaagaaagaaatataactgTACGTGAAACTAAATGTGCCTATCCCAAGTCACTTCAGTCGCAGACGGTGACTGGTGTTAAGCAGGAACTTCTCACCTGTG AACCACCGCTTGAATTACCATCTTTCTATATGACTCCATCTCACCGTCAGGTTGTCTTTGAGGGAGATAGTCTACCCTTCCAATGTATGGCTTCGTATATTGATCAAGACATGCAAGTCTTGTGGTATCAGGATGGAAAGATAGTGGAAACTGATGAGTCCCAGGgtatttttgttgaaaaaaacatGATTCATAACTGCTCACTGATTGCAAG TGCACTGACAATCTCAAACATTCAGGCTGGCTCCACAGGAAACTGGGGTTGTCATGTACAAACCAGGCGTGGGAATAACACAAGGACAGTAGACATTGTGGTGCTAGAAAGTTCTGCGCAGTACTGCCCTCCAGAGAGGGTTGTGAACAATAAAGGGGATTTCAG GTGGCCTAGAACATTGGCAGGCATCACAGCATACCTGCTGTGTACACGTTATTCTGCTGGCAGTGGGATATATCCTGGCAACTCACAAGATGAGAGAAGAGCCTGGCGCAGATGTGACAGGGGAGGGTACTGGGCAGAAGAGGACTACTCCAGGTGCCAATATGCAAATGATGTGACTCGGGTTCTTTATATGTTCAATCAG ATGCCGCTCAACCTTACTAATGCAGTGGCAACAGCAAGACAGCTCTTGGCTTACACTGTTGAAGCAGCaaatttttctgataaaatggaTGTTATTTTTGTGGCTGAAATGATAGAGAAATTTGGAAGATTTGCTGAAAAATATAAAGAG CTTGGTGACGTGATGGTGGACATAGCAAGTAACATTATGTTAGCTGATGAACGTGTTCTGTGGATGGCACAAAGGGAAGCCAAGGCTTGCACTAGAATTGTACAGTGTCTACAGAAAATTGCTATGTATCGGCTTGCAAATGGAGCTCAAGTTTACTCTACT TATTCTCCAAATATTGCTCTTGAGGCTTATGTAATAAAGGCTGCTGGTTTCACTGGGATGACATGCACCGTATTTCAGAAAGTGGCTACATCAGACCGTACAGGACTCAGTGATTATGGGAGAAGAGATCCAGATGGAAATCTAGATAAACAATTAAGCTTTAAGTGCAACGTTTCAAATACACTGTCAAGTCTGGCTTTAAAG AACACAATTGTAGAGGCTTCTATCCAGTTGCCAGCTTCCCTTTTCacccaaaagcaaaaaagagaaatcagaCCAGCAGATGAATCTGTCTACAAGCTTCAGCTTATTGCATTCCGCAATGGAAAGCTTTTTCCAGCAACAGGAAATTCAACAAATCTGGCTGATGATGGGAAACGTCGTACAGTTGTAACACCAGTTATTCTTACTAAGAtag ATGGTTTAAACCTAGCCAGTCACCACGTTCCTATAAATGTGACACTGCGGCGCATTGCGCATGGAGCAGATGCTATTGCGGCTCAGTGGGACTTTGATCTACTGAACGGACAAGGGGGATGGAAATCTGATGGTTGTCGCATTCTTCTGTCCGACGAAAATATTACTACCATTCAGTGCTACTCCCTCAGCAACTATGCAGTTTTAATG GACTTGACAGGAGCTGAATTATATACGCAGCCAGCTGATCTTTTGCATCCAGTAATTTATGCCACTGCCATGGTTTTGCTAATGTGCCTGTTGATGATCATAGTCAGTTACATATACCATCACAG TGTGATCAGGATCAGTGTAAAAAGCTGGCATATGCTAGTTAACCTGAGCTTTCATATTTTCCTGACATGTGTGATGTTTATTGGAGGCATAACTCAGACCAGGAATGCCAGCATTTGCCAAGCA gttgGGATAATTCTCCATTATTCCACTCTTGCAACAGTACTGTGGCTGGGAGTGACATCTCGTAATATTTACAAGCAAGtaaccaaaaaagcaaaaagatgtCAAGATCCTGATGAGCCACCCCCTCCACCTAGACCAATGCTGAG GTTCTACCTTATTGGTGGAGGGATCCCTATCATAGTTTGTggaataacagcagcagcaaacatccGAAATTATGGCAGCAGACCTAATGCTCCTTA ttgctGGATGACTTGGGAACCTAGCTTAGGAGCATTTTATGGACCAGCTAGCTTTATAATTTTCATAAACTGTATGTATTTTCTCAGCATATTCATACAACTAAAACGTCACCCTGAACGTAAATATGAGCTTAAGGAACCTGTTGAGGAACAGCAGCGTCTGGCCACCAATGAACACGGGGAACTGGCTCATCAAGATTCATTGTCGGTGTCACTAGTTTCTACATCTGCTTTGGAGAACGAGCACAGTTTTCAAGCACAGCTGCTGGGAGTGGGCCTTACTTTGCTTTTGTATGTTGCTCTGTGGATCTTTGGAGCTCTGTCAGTTTCCCTGTATTATCCCATGGACCTgatcttcagctgtttttttggGGCAACATGTTTAAGCCTCAGTGCCTTTCTTATGGTGCACCATTGCATTAACAGGGAAGATGTCAGGCATGCTTGGATAACAACTTGCTGCCCTGGAAGGAGTACGTATTCAGTCCAAGTAAATGTTCAGCCTTCCAGTTCCAGTGGAACCAATGGAGAGGCCCCTAAGTGCACCAACAGTAGCGCAGAATCTTCATGCACAAATAAAAGTGCATCAAGCCTAAAAAATTCTTCTCAAGGTTGTAAACTAACTAACTTacaagctgcagcagctcagtgccACCCTACTTCTCTGCCATTGAACACAGGTCCTCAACTTGATAACAGTCTCACTGAACATTCAGTGGATAATGATATCAAAATGCACGTAGCTCCCTTAGAGGTACAGTTTCGGACAAACGGACACCCAAGTCGGCATCATAAGAACAGAAGCAAGGGACATCGTGCTAGCAGGCTTGCAGTATTGAGGGAATATGCATATGATGTTCCCACAAGCGTGGAAGGAAGTGTGCAAAATGGCTTACCTAAAAGTCGACAAAGCAACAGCGAAGGGCATTCAAGAAGCCGAAGAGCCTATTTGGCATATAGAGAACGTCAGTATAACCAATCCCAACAGGATAGCAGCGATGCTTGTAGTACGCTTCCAAAAAgtagcagaaatactgaaaaaacaatagctaccaacaacaaaaaagatattCTAAGGAAACCAATAGCGGTTGAACttgaaaaccaacaaaaatcttATGGCTTAAATTTAGCCATTCAGAATGGTCCACTTAAAAGCAGTGGACAGGATGGACCCTTGCTCACTGCAGACAGTACTGGTAATATTAGAACTGGGTTGTGGAAACACGAAACTACTGTGTAG